The following proteins are co-located in the Halocatena salina genome:
- a CDS encoding universal stress protein, with amino-acid sequence MFDTILIPADESASARNAARFGQEIAKCYDARIDILHVLGNGSRFSNRSQTENGNEQGQEILEEITELAGGDELAIDTHLVEGQSHKYIARHIDENDIDLVVMGRRDRSGLGERLLGTVTDRVLRRTNTPVVTVTSENGISDASEDILLTTDGSENAERALPYAVNIARHVDTSLHLLNVVDVQAQAGIFDAGGVTKEFIERLESEGQQAVERLARRINDPEITVRSSVTQGTSYTAIDEYVTEHGIDLIVIASEGKSNLASQSLGSVTDHVLQTVDIPVLVVVT; translated from the coding sequence ATGTTCGATACGATACTCATACCAGCGGATGAGAGTGCTAGCGCGAGGAACGCCGCTCGATTCGGACAGGAGATCGCAAAGTGTTACGACGCTCGTATCGATATCCTTCATGTCCTCGGGAACGGCTCGCGTTTTTCTAATAGATCGCAAACAGAAAATGGGAATGAACAAGGCCAAGAAATACTTGAAGAGATTACAGAACTGGCTGGTGGAGACGAGCTCGCGATCGACACCCATCTCGTCGAAGGGCAGTCTCACAAATACATTGCCAGGCACATAGACGAGAACGATATCGATCTCGTCGTGATGGGCCGTCGCGACCGAAGTGGACTCGGAGAACGCCTACTCGGAACTGTTACCGACCGTGTGTTGCGTCGGACCAACACTCCGGTGGTGACTGTCACGTCAGAAAACGGTATCTCGGACGCTTCCGAAGATATCCTTCTCACGACGGACGGCAGTGAAAACGCCGAACGTGCGCTACCGTACGCGGTCAACATCGCTCGACACGTCGATACGTCATTGCATCTACTCAACGTTGTCGACGTACAGGCACAAGCAGGCATCTTCGATGCTGGCGGGGTGACTAAGGAATTCATCGAACGACTGGAGTCGGAGGGACAACAGGCAGTCGAACGACTTGCACGACGCATCAACGATCCCGAGATCACGGTGCGATCATCAGTGACTCAAGGGACATCGTACACGGCTATCGATGAATACGTTACCGAGCACGGAATCGATCTGATCGTCATCGCTTCAGAGGGGAAATCGAACTTGGCTAGCCAGTCGCTCGGAAGCGTGACGGATCACGTTCTCCAGACAGTGGACATACCGGTACTCGTGGTCGTCACCTAG
- a CDS encoding hemolysin family protein, with translation MVDIVVSVARLIGAFALVFMNGFFVAAEFAYVRVRSSAVKQLVEEGRTGSATLQEAVDNLDDYLAVTQLGITIASLGLGWLGEPAVAALLEPVLAPILPESVLHLVAFAVGFSVITFLHVVFGELAPKTISIAKPERIALMVSPPMKLFYYLFVPGIVTFNGTANRFTRLIGVPPASESDEILTEEEIRTVLSRAGREGQIDTTEVEMIEQVFMLDDTTARAVMVPRPDVVTIESDQSLTEVRSLIIEADHTRYPVLDAEEPDQVIGFIDVKDVLRASDSDTGSHEATARDIARDIPIVPETAPIADILTQFQRDRGQMAAVIDEWGVFEGLVTIEDIIEQIVGDIRDEFDTDEPSIDRREDAYVVDGAVTVSAVNEQLDTDFETDEFGTIGGLVLDRLGRAPDVGDQITVDEYVLSVADVEGTRIASIVIRTEEEPQDE, from the coding sequence ATGGTAGATATCGTCGTCTCTGTAGCGCGCCTTATTGGTGCATTCGCGCTAGTGTTCATGAACGGCTTCTTCGTCGCCGCGGAATTTGCCTACGTGCGCGTGCGCTCATCAGCTGTCAAGCAACTCGTCGAGGAGGGTCGAACCGGATCAGCGACACTCCAGGAAGCGGTGGACAACCTCGATGATTATCTCGCGGTCACCCAGCTCGGAATCACCATCGCCTCACTCGGCCTTGGCTGGCTCGGCGAGCCGGCCGTTGCAGCGCTACTGGAGCCAGTGTTAGCACCGATCCTTCCCGAAAGCGTGCTCCACCTCGTCGCCTTCGCCGTCGGATTCAGCGTCATCACGTTCCTCCACGTCGTCTTCGGTGAACTCGCACCGAAAACGATCTCGATCGCAAAACCCGAGCGTATCGCCTTGATGGTCTCACCACCGATGAAGCTCTTTTACTATCTGTTCGTTCCTGGGATCGTCACCTTCAATGGAACGGCGAACCGCTTTACGCGGCTCATCGGTGTTCCACCCGCCTCGGAGAGCGACGAGATACTCACTGAAGAGGAGATCCGGACCGTGCTGAGCCGGGCTGGCCGTGAAGGTCAGATCGATACGACCGAAGTAGAGATGATCGAACAAGTCTTTATGCTCGATGACACGACAGCCCGAGCGGTGATGGTCCCTCGACCGGACGTCGTGACGATCGAGAGCGATCAGTCACTGACAGAGGTTCGCTCGTTGATTATAGAGGCAGATCACACCCGATATCCCGTCCTCGACGCCGAAGAGCCGGATCAGGTCATCGGCTTCATCGACGTCAAAGACGTGTTACGGGCGAGCGACTCCGACACTGGGAGCCACGAAGCGACCGCCAGGGATATCGCACGCGATATCCCGATCGTCCCGGAGACGGCACCCATTGCTGACATCTTGACCCAGTTTCAGCGCGATCGAGGTCAGATGGCCGCAGTGATCGACGAGTGGGGCGTCTTTGAGGGACTCGTAACCATCGAAGATATCATCGAACAGATCGTTGGTGACATCCGTGACGAGTTCGATACCGACGAGCCGTCGATCGACCGGCGTGAGGACGCCTACGTCGTCGATGGAGCCGTAACCGTCTCTGCGGTCAACGAACAACTGGACACGGACTTCGAGACCGATGAGTTCGGGACTATCGGTGGTCTCGTTTTAGACCGACTAGGTCGAGCCCCCGATGTCGGAGATCAGATCACAGTCGATGAGTATGTCCTTTCGGTCGCTGATGTCGAAGGGACTCGGATCGCGTCAATCGTGATCCGCACGGAAGAGGAACCGCAGGACGAATGA
- a CDS encoding HD domain-containing protein: MIENIRSIARSYFQPEMNPAHDWFHVQRVEANADRLVGDHPHVDTTCIRLSVLLHDIGRAKEDRGDIEDHAEWGATESARILDEHDATEETIDAVSHCIRAHRYSNHVTPETTEAKIVSDADNLDALGAVGIARCFTYGGERGLSIHDPALPPQEDGSPAGTTQFNHLHKKILDLPNRMYTDAGRELAKARREFVEEFTQRFEKETAGRYWTESH, from the coding sequence ATGATCGAGAATATCCGATCCATCGCTCGGTCCTACTTTCAGCCCGAAATGAATCCTGCACACGATTGGTTTCACGTACAGCGGGTCGAAGCGAACGCTGACAGGCTCGTGGGCGACCATCCTCACGTGGATACAACGTGTATCCGGCTTTCGGTGTTGCTTCACGATATCGGACGAGCGAAAGAGGATCGAGGCGATATCGAAGACCACGCTGAGTGGGGAGCAACCGAAAGCGCACGAATCCTCGATGAGCACGATGCCACTGAAGAAACGATCGACGCCGTCAGCCACTGTATTCGCGCACACCGCTACTCCAACCACGTCACTCCCGAGACCACTGAGGCGAAGATCGTCAGCGATGCGGACAATCTCGACGCGCTTGGGGCGGTCGGGATCGCACGATGTTTCACCTACGGCGGCGAACGTGGCTTATCGATACACGACCCTGCCTTACCCCCCCAAGAGGATGGTTCCCCTGCTGGAACGACGCAGTTCAACCACCTTCACAAGAAGATCCTCGACCTTCCGAACCGAATGTACACCGACGCCGGAAGAGAACTCGCTAAAGCACGAAGGGAGTTCGTAGAAGAGTTCACACAACGATTCGAAAAAGAGACGGCAGGACGGTACTGGACGGAATCTCATTAG
- a CDS encoding penicillin acylase family protein, whose product MKRRTFLSSTGSFVGAGLLSTGIASATGDDPLTSVEVRTDEHNVSHLYSDDLYDLVFANGYVQARDRLFEMDVLRHVGYGNSAEVIGEAQLQSDIEVRRDLYDKEEITRQYENASEQTQRLLEAFADGVNRKMVEMGATAQLPGEFTALTHAPEPWKPEDSIAVLSYMIGRFGVGGGMELDNARTLARLKRSFEDDREAYEAFGDLNWLRIRDDHYTSIPEEDLTVDGGEDALPYDDVPDEQLRYVDAALGAQPWGIEEEFSLDEWLSRDAKGVMEGFKFGSNALIVDGEHTETGKPMLGGGPQMGYFKPPVIHQVGLHGAGFDVTGVGVVGTPGVIIGRTPKFAWTVTSGRDDQIDTIAVDLHPDDKHRYKWYDEWHEMTTETVKHRASIPASIVNGDPDVRIVEQEVARIEEDGAVMPVVAWNPDERIAWCQRTTTRYEELEGAFMWATLGQRNDLAEFKDQLSEFPFTFNFHYVDEEDIAFIHTGKVPDRNESLDHRLPAPGAAHEWRGMQVGLGLGTHYTNPSQGYVVNWNNGPCAGWRAGDKPLNWGSIHRAELLDQYTQQALKDGPLSLKDVEEIIDSVSIHDAAASYTVPTLIEAGQNSDDRRLQSMAAELEAWKQTNYKWHGENARYDSGGMAIWEETRRELQSLVFSDELGEQTPSLTFEPPQARHAADHGNAEQDIVLVDAVAGRTTHTWFEDVEERDLSTAGRKRRQSATVREALRRAGTTLEERYGSADPADWQLDVRQSPFRSLGGSTQTSIDMINRATYNQAIAMGEGLDSSKHVLVPSNTGHLSFGEVLSTRISGDEPARLTEQLEEYVNFDYIPHPYTREQVERLAVEKRTLQTAKTSLNDPIQPSGTLPDSVKQGIVGKIQTDGNESEG is encoded by the coding sequence ATGAAGCGCCGAACGTTTTTGAGTTCGACTGGATCGTTTGTGGGTGCCGGTCTCCTTTCGACGGGGATAGCAAGCGCTACAGGGGATGATCCACTCACCAGTGTCGAAGTTCGGACGGACGAACACAACGTGAGCCACCTCTATAGCGACGATTTGTACGACCTCGTCTTCGCTAATGGTTACGTGCAGGCGCGCGATCGGCTGTTCGAGATGGACGTACTCCGCCACGTCGGGTATGGTAACAGCGCGGAGGTGATCGGCGAAGCACAGCTCCAATCAGATATCGAAGTCCGGCGCGACCTCTACGACAAAGAAGAAATCACGCGCCAGTATGAGAACGCCTCCGAGCAGACCCAACGGCTCCTCGAAGCGTTCGCCGACGGCGTCAACCGCAAAATGGTCGAGATGGGCGCGACGGCCCAACTCCCTGGCGAGTTTACTGCTCTGACACACGCTCCTGAGCCGTGGAAACCCGAAGATTCCATCGCCGTGCTCAGCTACATGATCGGACGATTCGGCGTCGGTGGGGGGATGGAACTCGACAATGCACGGACACTTGCCCGCCTCAAGCGATCGTTCGAGGACGACCGCGAGGCTTACGAAGCGTTCGGTGACCTCAACTGGCTGCGTATCCGCGACGATCACTACACCTCCATCCCCGAAGAGGATCTCACCGTTGACGGCGGTGAGGACGCGCTTCCCTACGACGACGTTCCCGACGAGCAGCTCCGATACGTGGATGCTGCGCTCGGCGCACAACCATGGGGGATCGAAGAAGAGTTCTCGCTCGATGAATGGCTCAGTCGGGACGCAAAAGGAGTTATGGAGGGGTTCAAGTTCGGCAGCAACGCCCTCATCGTGGACGGCGAGCACACTGAAACAGGTAAACCGATGCTCGGCGGAGGCCCACAGATGGGGTATTTCAAGCCGCCCGTCATCCATCAGGTCGGACTCCACGGCGCAGGCTTTGACGTAACGGGCGTCGGCGTGGTCGGAACTCCCGGTGTGATTATCGGCCGCACGCCCAAATTCGCGTGGACAGTTACGAGCGGCCGTGACGATCAGATAGACACCATCGCAGTTGATCTCCATCCGGATGACAAACATCGATACAAATGGTATGACGAGTGGCACGAGATGACCACGGAAACGGTCAAACACCGCGCGTCGATCCCCGCATCCATCGTCAACGGCGATCCTGACGTTCGCATCGTCGAACAGGAAGTCGCCCGCATCGAAGAGGACGGCGCGGTAATGCCGGTAGTGGCATGGAACCCCGACGAGCGGATCGCATGGTGCCAACGAACCACGACTCGGTATGAAGAACTCGAAGGCGCGTTCATGTGGGCGACCCTCGGCCAGCGAAACGACCTTGCAGAGTTCAAAGATCAGCTTTCCGAATTTCCGTTCACGTTCAACTTCCACTACGTCGATGAGGAGGACATCGCATTCATCCACACGGGGAAGGTCCCCGACCGCAACGAATCCCTCGACCACCGCCTCCCTGCACCCGGGGCAGCTCACGAATGGCGCGGCATGCAGGTTGGACTTGGACTCGGGACGCACTACACGAACCCCTCGCAAGGGTACGTTGTGAACTGGAACAATGGTCCGTGTGCGGGCTGGCGTGCCGGTGACAAACCCCTCAACTGGGGGTCGATTCACCGAGCCGAGCTGCTCGACCAGTACACACAGCAGGCGCTCAAGGACGGTCCGCTGTCGCTCAAGGACGTCGAAGAGATCATCGACAGCGTTTCGATCCACGACGCCGCCGCGTCCTACACCGTCCCAACACTCATCGAAGCCGGACAGAACAGCGACGATCGCCGGCTGCAATCGATGGCAGCGGAGCTTGAGGCCTGGAAGCAGACGAACTACAAATGGCACGGCGAAAACGCACGCTACGATTCGGGCGGCATGGCGATTTGGGAGGAAACACGGCGCGAACTCCAATCACTCGTCTTCTCGGACGAACTTGGAGAGCAGACACCATCGCTCACCTTCGAACCGCCACAAGCGCGCCACGCCGCCGACCACGGCAACGCCGAACAGGACATCGTGCTGGTCGACGCGGTTGCCGGCCGAACCACGCACACTTGGTTCGAAGACGTCGAGGAGCGTGATCTCAGTACAGCCGGGCGAAAGCGTCGCCAGAGCGCCACGGTCAGGGAGGCACTCCGTCGTGCTGGCACCACTCTTGAAGAGCGCTACGGGAGCGCTGATCCTGCGGACTGGCAACTCGACGTGCGACAATCTCCGTTCCGGTCGCTGGGAGGGAGCACGCAGACGTCCATCGACATGATCAATCGCGCCACGTACAATCAGGCGATTGCGATGGGCGAAGGACTCGACAGTTCGAAGCACGTTCTCGTGCCGAGCAACACCGGACACCTCTCGTTCGGCGAGGTGCTTTCCACCCGCATCTCGGGCGACGAACCCGCCCGGCTGACCGAGCAACTCGAGGAGTACGTCAACTTCGACTACATTCCCCATCCCTACACCCGCGAACAGGTCGAACGACTTGCTGTTGAGAAACGAACGCTACAAACTGCGAAAACATCGCTCAACGATCCGATACAGCCGAGCGGAACGCTTCCCGATAGCGTCAAACAGGGTATTGTTGGTAAGATCCAGACCGACGGAAACGAATCGGAGGGATAG
- a CDS encoding lactate racemase domain-containing protein — MEFPSAETFTGVLPDFELPTFVDAHYTPQTPILEDPATVAENAIHDLPLNRVPQGGTIAIGLGSRGIHDIVPIASRIIETLHEAGYTPIVVPAMGSHGGATAEGQRRTLAELGLSADRLGCRIDASMETTVIGETPNGEPVHFATAALSADGIVVVNRVKPHTNFTGRFESGLVKMSTVGLGKQAGAQTIHNRALVTGYVETLERAFSVVREQTPLLGGVAVVENFEDRTAAVESLRATALPDGETSLLEHAAEQMPTLPYDDLDVLVVEKIGKDISGAGMDTNVIGRYQVLNAEDPETPDIDRIVVLGLTESTHGNGQGIGLADITTRSVVEQLDFDQMYTNALTSSSLSKARLPVVLPDEEHAVRAALSTVGPYDPETIRIAWIRSTDQLSSFHVSPVLADESPADVQTGGTATLRFDNGNVRFV; from the coding sequence ATGGAATTCCCGTCAGCCGAAACGTTCACCGGCGTGCTTCCCGATTTCGAGCTTCCGACGTTCGTGGATGCACACTACACACCACAGACACCCATACTCGAAGACCCTGCGACCGTAGCCGAAAACGCGATCCACGATCTCCCGTTGAATCGCGTTCCACAGGGCGGAACGATCGCCATCGGACTCGGGAGTCGTGGTATCCACGACATCGTGCCGATCGCGTCGAGAATCATCGAGACGCTACACGAAGCCGGTTACACACCGATCGTCGTTCCAGCAATGGGTAGCCACGGCGGTGCCACGGCCGAGGGGCAGCGCCGAACGCTCGCCGAACTCGGTCTGTCGGCCGACCGACTGGGCTGTCGGATCGATGCCAGTATGGAGACCACGGTGATCGGCGAGACACCCAACGGGGAGCCAGTCCATTTCGCAACAGCAGCCCTGTCTGCCGACGGGATCGTCGTCGTTAACAGGGTAAAACCCCACACGAACTTCACAGGTCGGTTCGAAAGTGGTCTCGTCAAAATGTCGACTGTCGGATTGGGGAAACAGGCGGGGGCACAAACGATCCATAACCGTGCGTTGGTCACGGGGTACGTCGAGACGCTCGAACGGGCGTTTTCGGTCGTTCGAGAACAGACCCCGTTGCTCGGGGGCGTCGCCGTTGTCGAGAACTTTGAGGACCGAACCGCAGCGGTTGAATCACTGCGAGCGACGGCGCTTCCCGACGGGGAGACATCCCTGTTAGAGCATGCCGCCGAACAGATGCCGACGTTACCCTACGACGATCTCGACGTACTCGTCGTCGAGAAGATCGGAAAGGACATCAGCGGTGCCGGGATGGATACGAACGTTATCGGTCGCTATCAGGTTCTCAACGCGGAGGATCCGGAGACACCGGATATCGATCGTATCGTCGTGCTCGGACTAACCGAATCGACGCATGGTAACGGACAGGGGATCGGACTCGCAGACATTACGACTCGGAGCGTGGTGGAACAACTCGATTTCGACCAGATGTACACGAACGCGCTCACGAGTAGCTCCCTCTCGAAGGCTCGTCTTCCGGTCGTTCTTCCCGACGAGGAGCACGCAGTGCGAGCCGCACTCTCCACCGTCGGCCCGTACGATCCGGAGACGATCCGCATCGCGTGGATACGATCGACCGATCAGCTCTCATCGTTTCACGTCTCGCCGGTACTCGCAGACGAGTCACCAGCCGATGTGCAGACGGGGGGGACCGCAACGCTCCGCTTCGATAACGGCAATGTGCGTTTCGTTTGA
- a CDS encoding SDR family oxidoreductase: MDLQIDGNVALVTASSSGLGKASATALAREGAHVVINGRDEDRLQQAKTEIEAVATGDVRSIAGDITDSDDVTALVERTVEEFGRLDHLVTSAGGPPSGAFLETDDEDWQDAYELLVMSVVRLAREAHPHLRDDGGGTIVTITSRSVKEALDSLVLSNSVRMGVVGLEKTLATEFAPEIRANAVLPGSHETARIRELVDQAVERGEYDSYEAGMDDWADNPLDRIGDPMELGNTVAFLSSPVSGYINGTAIPIDGGSTGANL; the protein is encoded by the coding sequence ATGGACCTACAGATCGACGGCAACGTTGCGTTGGTGACGGCGTCTTCGAGCGGACTCGGAAAGGCATCAGCGACGGCACTCGCACGCGAAGGGGCACACGTCGTTATCAACGGTCGGGATGAGGACCGATTACAGCAGGCAAAAACGGAGATCGAAGCGGTGGCGACCGGTGACGTTCGTTCGATTGCGGGTGATATCACCGACAGCGACGACGTTACTGCACTCGTCGAGAGAACAGTCGAGGAGTTCGGGCGACTCGATCATCTCGTAACGAGTGCTGGCGGACCCCCGTCGGGAGCGTTCCTCGAAACGGATGACGAGGATTGGCAGGATGCCTACGAACTTCTCGTAATGAGCGTCGTGCGACTCGCAAGAGAGGCCCATCCCCACCTCCGTGACGACGGTGGGGGAACCATTGTGACCATTACCTCCCGAAGCGTCAAGGAAGCTCTCGACAGTCTCGTGTTATCGAATTCGGTTCGTATGGGCGTTGTTGGTCTGGAGAAAACACTCGCTACGGAGTTCGCGCCCGAAATCCGCGCAAACGCCGTGTTGCCCGGCTCCCACGAAACGGCTCGCATCCGGGAACTCGTCGATCAAGCGGTCGAGCGCGGTGAGTACGATTCCTACGAGGCTGGAATGGACGATTGGGCTGACAACCCACTGGATCGGATCGGGGATCCGATGGAACTCGGAAACACGGTCGCGTTCCTCTCTTCACCAGTGTCGGGCTATATCAACGGGACAGCGATCCCGATCGACGGCGGCTCCACCGGGGCGAACCTCTGA
- the sugE gene encoding quaternary ammonium compound efflux SMR transporter SugE has translation MSWIYLFSAALFEIGWAIGLEYTEGFTRPLPSVLTGSAMVLSMGLLAQAVKTLPIGTAYAVWTGIGAVGTAIAGIILFGEPRNIARFLFIGLIITGVIGLKFTGSH, from the coding sequence ATGTCGTGGATATATCTTTTCAGTGCCGCTCTCTTCGAAATCGGATGGGCCATCGGTCTCGAATACACGGAGGGGTTCACTCGACCCCTCCCCAGCGTGCTGACCGGCAGCGCAATGGTTTTGAGCATGGGGCTACTCGCACAGGCGGTCAAAACACTTCCTATCGGAACGGCATACGCTGTCTGGACGGGGATCGGTGCAGTCGGGACCGCTATCGCCGGTATTATTCTTTTTGGCGAGCCACGGAACATAGCACGGTTTCTCTTCATCGGTCTCATCATCACGGGCGTCATCGGACTGAAGTTCACCGGCAGCCACTGA
- a CDS encoding DUF7504 family protein — protein sequence MGDVPRDPDSSSRETAQNPDSFAVELMGLKRRGCCVLVTGPVDERVRAAQSRRLFGESETDRQRVLILTERASDFTAQYLPDGIPSAHPSVNILDYTDLIDDMAGTTSPSPPFSPTDASPDTSGSMNGLCAHLCDPICDAIPTDSCCPGELRLGITTLDVLIDTDGLSATRAFVRSIRSDILAVHGMGHFHFPGEPDPELLTALSPLIDIHIELRKTDDVPEHRWHLLRTDHSTGWLRL from the coding sequence ATGGGAGATGTGCCCCGCGATCCGGATTCTTCGAGTCGTGAGACGGCTCAGAATCCGGACTCATTCGCTGTCGAACTCATGGGCCTCAAACGCCGTGGCTGTTGCGTCCTCGTGACCGGACCCGTAGACGAACGGGTGCGTGCCGCCCAATCTCGTCGGCTCTTCGGCGAGAGCGAGACAGACCGACAGCGGGTACTGATACTTACAGAGCGAGCCTCCGATTTCACAGCCCAGTATCTGCCGGATGGGATCCCATCAGCGCACCCCTCCGTGAACATCCTCGATTACACGGACCTCATTGACGATATGGCAGGGACCACCAGTCCTTCACCACCGTTCTCACCGACGGATGCCAGTCCGGACACATCGGGATCGATGAACGGGCTCTGTGCACACCTGTGTGATCCGATCTGTGACGCCATTCCGACCGATTCCTGCTGCCCGGGTGAACTCCGTCTTGGAATCACTACCTTGGACGTGCTCATCGATACTGACGGTCTCTCGGCAACTCGGGCGTTCGTCCGCTCGATCCGATCCGATATATTGGCCGTTCACGGGATGGGCCATTTCCATTTTCCAGGTGAACCGGATCCGGAACTGCTCACCGCGTTGAGTCCCTTGATCGACATCCATATCGAGCTTCGAAAAACGGACGATGTTCCGGAACATCGCTGGCATCTACTCCGAACTGACCACTCGACCGGTTGGCTTCGACTGTAA
- a CDS encoding DMT family transporter gives MDRRTVVFFVVTSVAFGGTFVGAKAGLAHVPPLALLAFRFDVAAFVLGGYTVWRFSSTALRPQTRDDVIGILATGLVTIGATNALIFVGQQYVTSGVASIIASLNPILTPVFAAALVSDERLTRRGAVGMGLGLGGVALVVSPDPANLLGGSVLGKAVLLAAATTGALGSVLVRWTDGDLSSTVRTAWGLPLAAVFAHLLSAGTGESVANVTWTPTAVAAVTYLGVVAGGVAYVTYFDLIDTTGVIHANLVFYVVPVVASIGGWTLLGESISGSAIAGFLVIFGGFAVIGSETLDYPGLVRSTVDTEPHHVCRQGDSHGGPEYPAADSGTVADRHDEDATISGGD, from the coding sequence ATGGATCGGCGAACAGTCGTCTTTTTCGTGGTCACGAGCGTTGCCTTCGGTGGCACGTTCGTGGGTGCTAAAGCCGGTCTCGCCCACGTTCCACCGCTGGCGCTGCTGGCGTTTCGGTTTGACGTCGCGGCGTTCGTGCTCGGTGGATACACCGTTTGGCGGTTCTCATCTACAGCGTTGCGACCGCAGACTCGGGATGATGTCATTGGTATCCTCGCGACCGGTTTGGTCACGATCGGAGCGACGAACGCCCTGATCTTCGTCGGGCAGCAGTACGTCACCAGCGGCGTTGCTTCGATCATCGCTAGTTTGAATCCGATCTTGACGCCCGTCTTCGCGGCAGCGTTGGTTTCGGACGAACGCCTCACACGCCGTGGTGCCGTCGGAATGGGGCTCGGTCTGGGAGGCGTCGCGCTCGTTGTCAGCCCCGACCCAGCGAACCTGCTAGGCGGAAGTGTCCTCGGCAAAGCAGTGTTGCTCGCCGCCGCAACGACTGGCGCGCTCGGAAGCGTTCTCGTCCGATGGACAGACGGCGATCTCTCTTCCACGGTTCGCACGGCGTGGGGACTCCCGCTCGCGGCCGTGTTCGCCCACCTGTTGAGCGCCGGCACTGGCGAGTCGGTGGCAAACGTCACGTGGACGCCGACAGCCGTCGCCGCAGTCACCTACCTCGGCGTCGTCGCCGGTGGTGTCGCGTACGTCACGTACTTCGACCTCATCGATACGACTGGCGTGATCCACGCGAATCTGGTTTTCTACGTCGTTCCCGTCGTCGCGTCGATCGGCGGCTGGACGCTGCTTGGCGAATCGATCTCGGGATCCGCCATCGCCGGTTTTCTCGTCATCTTCGGTGGATTCGCCGTCATCGGGAGTGAAACGCTGGACTATCCGGGACTCGTTCGATCGACAGTTGACACGGAGCCACATCACGTTTGCCGACAGGGCGATTCACACGGCGGTCCCGAATATCCGGCCGCTGACAGCGGCACCGTCGCCGATCGTCACGACGAAGATGCCACTATCTCTGGGGGAGACTGA
- a CDS encoding helix-turn-helix transcriptional regulator — MNAVLEEVEFLARSEHRVEVLRLLAEESHTRGALLDATDASGATVSRILHDFEERSWIQRRNGTYVVTAAGRLVACGFTDLLDVLATERELRDVVEYLPVEELAFDLRQLADATVTLPTGTRPDAPVRRLLELERDADRIRAFSHAFNERSLSLVAQRVHDDELVFEGVFSWDAIAALASDSKLREQLMTLLDADQATVRVRSGEVPLAVTIADETVHLLVRDANGVLQASIDTDDPAVQSWAINAFDEYWDRGRDLDWTDLFE; from the coding sequence ATGAACGCGGTGCTCGAAGAGGTCGAGTTTCTCGCGCGGTCGGAACACCGCGTCGAGGTGCTTCGATTGCTCGCCGAGGAGAGTCACACCAGAGGGGCCCTTCTGGATGCGACCGATGCATCGGGGGCTACAGTCAGCCGAATTCTCCACGACTTCGAGGAACGGTCGTGGATCCAGCGGCGAAACGGAACGTACGTCGTGACGGCGGCCGGACGTCTCGTAGCGTGTGGGTTTACTGATCTGCTCGATGTGCTAGCGACAGAACGAGAACTGCGGGACGTGGTCGAGTATCTCCCGGTTGAGGAGCTAGCATTCGATCTCCGACAGCTGGCGGACGCGACGGTGACGCTCCCAACGGGAACACGGCCGGACGCACCGGTCAGGCGGCTCTTGGAACTGGAACGGGACGCCGATCGGATCCGGGCGTTCTCTCACGCGTTCAACGAACGGAGTCTTTCGCTCGTTGCCCAGCGCGTTCATGACGACGAACTCGTGTTCGAGGGTGTCTTTTCGTGGGACGCGATCGCCGCACTGGCTTCCGATTCCAAACTCCGGGAACAGCTGATGACTCTACTCGACGCTGACCAAGCGACAGTCCGGGTTCGTTCCGGAGAGGTTCCACTCGCCGTGACTATCGCTGATGAGACAGTTCATCTGCTCGTTCGCGATGCGAACGGCGTGCTCCAAGCGTCGATCGACACGGATGATCCGGCCGTCCAATCGTGGGCCATCAACGCCTTCGATGAGTACTGGGACCGTGGTCGGGATCTCGACTGGACCGATCTCTTCGAGTGA